From Pseudanabaena sp. PCC 6802, one genomic window encodes:
- the rpoB gene encoding DNA-directed RNA polymerase subunit beta produces the protein MNKPTPITPAFALPDLVEIQRESFRWFLEEGLIEELSSFSPITDYTGKMELHFVGKDYKLKSPKYAVDEAKRRDATYAVQMYVPTRLINKETGEIKEQEVFIGDLPLMTDRGTFIINGAERVIVNQIVRSPGVYYKSETDKNSRRTYNASLIPNRGAWLKFETDKNDLVWVRIDKTRKLSAQILLKALGLSDAEIFDSLRHPEYFQKTIEKEGQFGEEEALMELYRKLRPGEPPTVTGGQQLLESRFFDPKRYDLGRVGRYKLNKKLRLTVPETTRVLTPEDILAAINYLINLEFDVGQTDDIDHLGNRRVRSVGELLQNQVRVGLNRLERIIRERMTVSDADALTPASLVNPKPLVAAIKEFFGSSQLSQFMDQTNPLAELTHKRRLSALGPGGLTRERAGFAVRDIHPSHYGRVCPIETPEGPNAGLIGSLATHARVNQYGFIETPYYPVDNGRVRRDLAPVYMTADEEDEFRVAPGDISMDEAGTITSELVPVRYRQEFGTAAPDEVDYVAVSPVQIISVATSLIPFLEHDDANRALMGSNMQRQAVPLLKPERPLVGTGLEAQAARDSGMVIVSRTDGEVTYVSADEIRVRAEDGSETRYYLQKYQRSNQDTCLNQRPIAFVGDKVIPGQILADGSATEGGELALGQNILVAYMPWEGYNYEDAILINERLVYDDVYTSIHIEKYEIEARQTKLGPEEITREIPNVSEDSLRQLDEQGIIRTGAWVEAGDILVGKVTPKGESDQPPEEKLLRAIFGEKARDVRDNSLRVPNGEKGRVVDVRIFTREQGDELPPGANMVVRVYVAQKRKIQVGDKMAGRHGNKGIISRILPKEDMPFLPDGTPIDIVLNPLGVPSRMNVGQVFECLLAWAGENLDVRFKVVPFDEMYGEEASRALVHAKLKESQRATGDDWLFDPVNPGKLQVFDGRTGEPFDQPITVGKAYMLKLVHLVDDKIHARSTGPYSLVTQQPLGGKAQQGGQRFGEMEVWALEAFGAAYTLQELLTVKSDDMTGRNEALNAIVKGHAIPRPGTPESFKVLVRELQSLCLDVSVHKLESREDGNNQDTEVDLMVDVGTRRTPSRPTYESIYREDDEDFEDD, from the coding sequence ATGAACAAACCAACACCCATAACTCCTGCTTTTGCTCTACCAGACTTAGTAGAAATTCAGCGGGAGAGTTTCCGATGGTTCCTAGAAGAGGGTTTGATTGAGGAACTGAGTAGTTTTTCGCCAATCACTGACTATACCGGCAAAATGGAGTTGCATTTTGTTGGTAAAGATTACAAGCTTAAAAGCCCTAAATACGCGGTTGATGAAGCAAAACGGCGGGATGCCACCTATGCAGTCCAAATGTACGTGCCCACCCGTCTAATTAATAAAGAAACCGGAGAAATCAAAGAGCAAGAAGTCTTTATTGGCGACCTTCCCCTGATGACAGATCGGGGTACGTTTATCATTAATGGTGCCGAGCGGGTCATTGTTAACCAAATTGTCCGCAGTCCTGGGGTTTACTACAAATCGGAGACCGATAAGAATAGTCGTCGCACCTACAACGCTAGTCTCATACCTAACCGTGGAGCATGGCTTAAGTTTGAAACCGATAAAAATGACCTGGTGTGGGTGCGCATTGACAAGACGCGCAAGCTATCAGCTCAGATCCTGCTGAAAGCATTAGGGTTGAGCGATGCGGAAATCTTTGACTCCCTACGTCACCCCGAATACTTCCAGAAGACAATTGAAAAGGAAGGGCAATTTGGCGAAGAAGAAGCCCTGATGGAGTTGTATCGCAAGCTCAGACCTGGAGAGCCTCCGACCGTCACTGGCGGTCAGCAACTCCTGGAGTCTCGCTTTTTCGATCCAAAGCGCTACGATCTCGGTCGAGTTGGTCGCTACAAGCTAAACAAAAAACTGCGCTTGACCGTACCAGAAACTACGCGCGTCCTTACTCCAGAAGATATTCTGGCAGCGATTAACTACCTGATCAACCTGGAATTTGATGTTGGGCAAACCGATGACATCGACCATCTGGGTAACCGTCGCGTGCGTTCCGTGGGCGAACTATTGCAAAACCAGGTGCGCGTGGGTCTAAATCGCCTGGAGCGCATCATTCGCGAGCGCATGACGGTTTCCGATGCTGATGCCCTCACTCCAGCTTCTCTGGTTAACCCGAAACCTCTAGTGGCAGCGATTAAGGAATTTTTTGGCTCCAGCCAACTATCTCAGTTCATGGATCAAACCAATCCATTGGCAGAACTAACTCACAAACGCCGTCTCAGCGCCCTAGGTCCTGGCGGTCTCACCCGCGAGCGGGCTGGCTTTGCCGTGCGCGACATTCACCCCAGCCACTACGGTCGCGTTTGCCCGATTGAAACGCCAGAAGGACCTAATGCTGGCTTGATCGGTTCCCTTGCCACCCACGCGCGGGTCAACCAGTATGGTTTTATCGAAACACCCTACTATCCAGTTGACAACGGTCGCGTGCGACGCGATTTGGCTCCGGTTTACATGACTGCCGATGAGGAAGATGAATTTCGCGTCGCCCCCGGTGACATCTCGATGGATGAGGCAGGAACGATTACCAGCGAGCTTGTCCCGGTAAGATATCGGCAGGAATTTGGCACGGCAGCACCGGACGAAGTTGACTACGTAGCAGTATCGCCCGTGCAAATTATTTCGGTGGCGACTTCTTTGATTCCTTTTCTCGAACACGATGACGCTAACCGCGCCCTGATGGGATCTAACATGCAACGCCAGGCAGTGCCCCTGCTCAAACCAGAGCGTCCTCTAGTAGGAACTGGCTTAGAAGCACAGGCAGCACGCGACTCAGGCATGGTGATCGTATCGCGCACCGATGGCGAAGTGACCTACGTTTCGGCGGATGAAATTCGCGTCCGAGCAGAAGATGGTTCGGAAACTCGCTATTACCTGCAAAAGTACCAGCGATCTAATCAGGACACGTGTTTGAATCAACGTCCGATCGCTTTTGTGGGCGATAAAGTAATTCCAGGTCAAATTCTGGCGGATGGCTCCGCTACCGAGGGTGGAGAGCTAGCTTTGGGGCAAAATATTCTGGTTGCCTACATGCCTTGGGAAGGTTACAACTATGAAGATGCCATCTTGATCAACGAGCGTCTGGTCTACGACGACGTTTATACCTCCATTCACATTGAAAAATACGAAATTGAGGCGCGTCAGACCAAACTAGGTCCCGAGGAAATTACCCGCGAAATTCCCAATGTCAGCGAAGATTCGCTGCGTCAACTCGACGAACAGGGCATCATTCGCACTGGTGCTTGGGTGGAAGCAGGTGACATTCTAGTTGGCAAGGTAACTCCTAAAGGCGAATCGGATCAGCCGCCGGAAGAAAAGCTATTGCGCGCTATTTTCGGTGAAAAAGCCCGAGATGTGCGCGACAACTCCCTGCGCGTACCTAATGGTGAAAAGGGACGCGTGGTGGACGTGCGCATTTTTACCCGCGAGCAGGGCGACGAGCTGCCGCCTGGAGCCAATATGGTGGTAAGGGTGTACGTCGCCCAAAAGCGCAAAATCCAGGTAGGCGACAAAATGGCAGGCCGCCACGGCAATAAGGGGATTATTTCCCGCATTTTGCCTAAGGAAGATATGCCTTTTCTCCCCGATGGCACCCCAATTGATATTGTCTTGAACCCATTGGGCGTACCTTCACGGATGAATGTGGGGCAGGTGTTTGAGTGTCTATTAGCCTGGGCGGGCGAAAACCTGGACGTGCGGTTCAAAGTGGTGCCATTTGATGAAATGTATGGCGAGGAGGCATCTCGCGCCCTGGTACATGCCAAGCTGAAAGAATCGCAGCGCGCGACGGGTGACGACTGGTTGTTCGATCCAGTCAATCCAGGTAAGTTGCAGGTATTTGACGGGCGTACTGGGGAGCCATTCGATCAACCCATCACCGTTGGTAAAGCCTACATGCTGAAGCTAGTTCACCTGGTTGACGATAAGATTCACGCCCGTTCTACGGGACCCTACTCGTTGGTGACGCAACAACCTTTGGGCGGTAAGGCACAGCAGGGCGGTCAGCGCTTTGGCGAAATGGAAGTGTGGGCGCTGGAAGCCTTTGGTGCTGCCTACACGCTGCAGGAACTGCTAACCGTCAAATCCGATGATATGACCGGACGTAATGAAGCACTTAATGCGATCGTCAAAGGTCATGCCATCCCACGTCCTGGTACGCCCGAGTCGTTTAAGGTATTGGTACGCGAGCTACAGTCTCTGTGCCTGGATGTCTCGGTACACAAGCTAGAGTCTCGCGAAGATGGTAACAATCAGGATACTGAAGTCGATCTAATGGTTGATGTCGGTACCCGTCGTACGCCATCGCGCCCGACCTACGAATCTATCTATAGAGAAGACGATGAGGACTTTGAAGACGACTGA
- a CDS encoding DNA-directed RNA polymerase subunit beta' produces the protein MADLTVNGSALNPKPQPKKFINSTVDKGQLKKLIAWAFTHYGTSRAAHMADELKSLGFRFATQAGVSISVDDLQVPPEKKNLLAAAEEEIELTESRYTRGEITEVERFQKVIDTWNLTNENLKDEVVRNFKSSNPLNSVYMMAFSGARGNISQVRQLVGMRGLMADPQGQIIDQPIKTNFREGLTVTEYIISSYGARKGLVDTALRTADSGYLTRRLVDVSQDVIIRETDCGTSRGIKLKAMRDGDRTLIKLEDRLFGRVAAEAAIDPQTGEVILERNQEISDELAKKVVKAGIEEVTVRSALTCESTRSVCQTCYGWSLAHGKIVDIGEAVGIIAAQSIGEPGTQLTMRTFHTGGVFTGEVAQQRRAAFNGTIKLPKKLRLRPMRTRHGDDAFIVEANGEFSLEGSEGKKETFPITQGSTLLVKDGQKVSENQLLAEVAATGRTARKTTEKATKDVNTDLAGEVLFDNLVPEEKKDRQGNTSYIAPRGGLIWILSGEVYNLPTGAEPVVRNGDRVEAGGVLAETRLITEHGGVVRLSPTDSRNSREVEIITASVVLDRARIEEEVSQGREHYILEAQGGQRFMLRAAPGTKVVNNQVIAELIDDTYHTNSGGIIKYSGVEVAKRSKAKQGYEVIGGGTLLWIPEEAHEVNKDISLLMVEDGQYLEAGTEVVKDIFCQSAGVVEVTQKNDILREIAIKPGDLHLVDDPEAAMQKHDTFAYPGQEVIPGVVANELRYVEYVETPEGSALLLRPVEEFAVPDSPTVPSQESTNQMGRSIRLRAVQRVSYKDGERVKSIDGLELLRTQLILEIDTDAPQLAADIEFDKSDPNNWLLQLVILESLVIRQDIAADLTQGSTRTRILVSEGDKIEPGAVVARTEILCKQAGEVRGIREGAELVRRVLVMTDADRLTIPCAKPNVAVNDLLRSGDTIGSGVTVPESGQVVAIESGNVTIRIGRPYLVSPGAVLQIDRSDLVQRGDNLALLVFERAKTGDIIQGLPRIEELLEGRKPKEMCVLAQKAGRVQVVYDSDDNAEVKIVEEDGNVSDYPINPGQSLIVADGQMVNAAEPLTDGPANPHDILDIFFRLHRETKGVRESALLSLQQVQEFLVNEVQSVYQSQGVDISDKHIEVVVKQMTSKVRIDDGGDTTRLPGELVDLHQVEQINEAMEITGSIPAEYTPILMGITKASLNTDSFISAASFQETTRVLTEAAIEGKSDWLRGLKENVIIGRLIPAGTGFNAYDNVSNDMEPAYDSAIAYDEEDENVVIDDNIARSLPTYPIPSPPSGDYDDELVDDDAEYEDEFEDEFEDGDDDDFE, from the coding sequence ATGGCAGATCTAACAGTTAACGGTTCAGCACTTAATCCTAAACCCCAACCTAAGAAATTCATCAACAGTACTGTCGATAAGGGGCAACTTAAGAAACTGATTGCTTGGGCTTTTACCCACTACGGGACATCGCGTGCCGCCCATATGGCAGATGAATTGAAATCTTTGGGATTTCGATTTGCCACCCAGGCAGGTGTTTCCATTAGCGTTGACGATTTACAAGTACCGCCTGAGAAGAAAAATCTACTGGCAGCAGCCGAAGAGGAAATCGAACTGACGGAGTCGCGCTATACCCGTGGTGAAATTACTGAGGTAGAGAGGTTCCAGAAAGTAATCGACACTTGGAACTTGACGAATGAAAACCTCAAGGATGAAGTGGTACGCAATTTTAAGAGCAGCAACCCGCTCAACTCGGTTTATATGATGGCGTTCTCGGGCGCTAGAGGTAATATTTCGCAGGTGCGTCAGTTAGTCGGTATGCGGGGATTGATGGCAGATCCGCAAGGACAAATTATCGACCAGCCCATTAAGACTAACTTCCGTGAAGGCTTAACAGTTACTGAATACATCATTTCTTCCTACGGTGCGCGTAAAGGTCTGGTGGATACCGCCTTGCGCACGGCGGACTCCGGTTACTTAACGCGGCGCTTGGTGGACGTTTCCCAGGATGTGATTATTCGCGAGACGGACTGCGGTACTTCGCGTGGCATTAAGCTTAAAGCCATGCGCGATGGCGATCGCACCTTAATTAAACTGGAAGACCGTCTCTTTGGCCGCGTTGCTGCCGAGGCAGCGATCGACCCGCAAACTGGCGAAGTCATCCTGGAACGCAACCAGGAGATTAGCGACGAGCTAGCGAAAAAGGTGGTCAAAGCAGGAATTGAGGAAGTCACTGTGCGTTCTGCTCTCACCTGCGAGTCTACCCGTTCCGTCTGTCAAACTTGCTATGGTTGGAGCCTCGCCCACGGCAAAATCGTAGATATTGGTGAAGCGGTGGGAATTATTGCGGCCCAATCAATTGGCGAGCCAGGTACCCAGCTAACCATGCGTACTTTCCACACTGGCGGTGTATTTACCGGAGAGGTAGCGCAGCAGCGCCGTGCTGCTTTTAATGGAACGATCAAGCTGCCGAAAAAGCTGCGCCTGCGTCCGATGCGCACTCGTCATGGCGATGATGCCTTTATTGTGGAGGCAAATGGCGAATTTAGCCTGGAAGGCAGTGAAGGGAAGAAGGAGACATTTCCCATCACCCAAGGCTCGACCTTGTTGGTGAAAGATGGACAAAAAGTATCTGAGAACCAGTTATTAGCAGAAGTTGCTGCGACTGGTCGTACGGCGCGCAAGACTACGGAGAAGGCTACTAAGGATGTAAATACGGACTTAGCAGGTGAAGTTCTCTTTGACAACCTCGTCCCAGAAGAGAAAAAAGACAGACAGGGCAATACCTCCTATATTGCACCTAGAGGGGGCTTAATCTGGATTCTATCCGGTGAAGTTTATAACTTGCCTACAGGTGCTGAACCCGTAGTAAGAAACGGCGATCGCGTTGAAGCAGGCGGTGTCCTGGCTGAAACCAGATTGATTACGGAACACGGCGGCGTGGTGCGGCTCAGTCCCACTGACTCCCGTAACTCCCGCGAAGTAGAGATTATTACTGCTTCTGTCGTGCTGGATCGAGCCAGGATTGAGGAAGAGGTTTCGCAAGGACGCGAGCACTATATCCTGGAAGCTCAGGGCGGTCAGAGATTCATGCTCAGAGCCGCTCCAGGTACAAAGGTAGTCAACAATCAAGTAATTGCAGAACTCATCGACGACACTTATCACACCAATAGTGGCGGCATCATTAAGTATTCCGGCGTGGAGGTGGCGAAGCGTAGCAAAGCCAAGCAAGGCTATGAAGTGATCGGTGGCGGTACGCTCCTCTGGATACCCGAAGAAGCTCACGAGGTCAATAAAGATATCTCGTTACTGATGGTCGAAGACGGGCAATATCTCGAAGCTGGTACGGAAGTGGTGAAAGACATCTTTTGCCAAAGTGCGGGCGTAGTAGAAGTCACGCAGAAAAACGACATTTTACGGGAAATTGCGATTAAACCTGGGGATCTACATCTGGTGGATGACCCGGAAGCAGCCATGCAGAAGCACGACACGTTTGCCTATCCCGGCCAGGAAGTAATTCCAGGGGTTGTAGCCAACGAGCTACGCTATGTTGAATATGTGGAAACCCCAGAAGGATCGGCCTTGCTGTTGCGCCCCGTCGAGGAATTTGCCGTACCCGACAGCCCAACTGTACCCAGCCAGGAGTCTACCAATCAAATGGGTAGATCGATTCGTTTGAGAGCCGTGCAGCGCGTCTCTTATAAAGATGGCGAGCGCGTCAAGTCAATTGACGGGCTGGAGCTATTGCGGACGCAATTGATTTTAGAAATTGATACGGACGCGCCTCAACTGGCAGCAGACATTGAGTTTGATAAATCCGATCCGAATAACTGGCTCTTACAGCTCGTTATTCTGGAATCCCTAGTTATTCGTCAGGATATTGCAGCCGATCTCACCCAAGGCAGCACCCGCACCCGTATTCTCGTCTCTGAGGGCGATAAGATCGAGCCAGGTGCAGTGGTGGCGCGCACCGAAATCCTCTGCAAGCAAGCAGGCGAAGTGCGCGGTATTCGTGAAGGGGCAGAACTGGTACGTCGCGTGCTCGTCATGACCGATGCCGATCGCCTGACAATTCCCTGTGCTAAGCCCAATGTAGCAGTTAACGATCTGCTGCGTTCGGGCGATACGATAGGTTCTGGGGTGACCGTACCCGAATCCGGGCAAGTCGTAGCGATCGAGAGTGGCAATGTTACGATCCGCATCGGTCGTCCGTACTTAGTTTCCCCAGGTGCAGTGTTGCAAATCGATCGTTCCGATCTAGTGCAACGGGGCGATAACCTGGCACTACTGGTATTTGAACGAGCCAAAACCGGGGATATTATCCAGGGTTTGCCTCGGATTGAAGAATTACTAGAGGGTCGCAAGCCTAAGGAAATGTGCGTTCTGGCTCAAAAAGCAGGTCGCGTCCAGGTCGTTTACGACTCCGACGACAATGCTGAAGTCAAGATCGTAGAGGAAGATGGTAATGTCAGCGACTATCCCATTAACCCCGGCCAAAGTTTAATCGTAGCCGATGGGCAAATGGTGAATGCTGCGGAACCGCTCACTGACGGCCCTGCCAATCCCCACGATATTCTAGATATCTTCTTTAGATTACACCGCGAGACTAAAGGTGTGAGAGAATCCGCGCTGCTGAGCCTGCAACAGGTACAGGAGTTTCTAGTGAACGAAGTCCAATCAGTATATCAATCTCAGGGGGTTGACATTTCCGATAAGCATATTGAGGTGGTTGTCAAACAGATGACCTCAAAGGTGCGAATTGACGATGGCGGCGATACTACTCGCTTACCAGGCGAGCTAGTAGATCTGCATCAGGTGGAACAAATCAATGAGGCGATGGAAATTACGGGTAGCATCCCCGCCGAATACACGCCCATTCTCATGGGTATTACCAAAGCGAGTTTGAACACCGATAGCTTCATCTCTGCTGCTAGTTTCCAAGAAACCACTAGAGTACTTACCGAAGCTGCGATCGAGGGTAAATCAGACTGGTTGCGCGGTTTGAAGGAGAACGTAATTATCGGTCGCCTGATCCCAGCAGGGACTGGCTTTAATGCCTACGATAATGTCTCCAACGATATGGAACCTGCCTATGACTCGGCGATCGCCTATGACGAAGAAGACGAGAATGTCGTAATCGACGACAACATCGCCCGCAGCCTGCCCACTTATCCCATCCCCAGTCCTCCTAGCGGCGACTACGATGATGAGTTGGTAGACGATGATGCCGAATATGAAGATGAATTTGAGGATGAATTTGAGGATGGCGACGACGATGACTTCGAATAA
- the acs gene encoding acetate--CoA ligase encodes MVQAQPTIESILQEKRLFYPSEAFSQQAQIKSLEAYQQIYAKAKSDPQQFWAELAETELHWFQKWHTVLDWQPPFAKWFDGGKINITYNCLDRHLTTWRRNKAALIWEGEPGDSRTLTYAQLHREVCQFANVLKQLGIQKGDVVGIYMPMIPEAAIAMLACARIGAPHSVVFGGFSAEALHDRLVDGKAKLVITADGGWRKDAIVHLKDQVDKALADGAVPTVQNVLVVQRSKQEIHMQPGRDHWWHELQRGVSSDCPAEPMDAEDMLFILYTSGSTGKPKGVVHTTGGYNLYSHMTTKWIFDLQDTDVYWCTADVGWITGHSYIVYGPLSNGATSLMYEGAPRPSNPGCFWDVIQKYGVNIFYTAPTAIRAFIKMGEQHPQSRDLSSLRLLGTVGEPINPEAWMWYQRVIGGSRCPIVDTWWQTETGGIMITPLPGAIPTKPGSATLPFPGIIPDVVDLNGNAAADNEGGYLVVKHPWPGMMRTVYGDPDRFRKSYWEHIPPKDGQYVYFAGDGARRDDDGYFWVMGRVDDVISVAGHRLGTMEIESALVSHPAVAEAAVVGKPDEIKGEEIVAFVTLEGIQHPTEDLAKELKQHVVSEIGIIARPAEIRFAEALPKTRSGKIMRRLLRTLAAGEEITSDTSTLEDRTILDKLREGA; translated from the coding sequence ATGGTACAAGCACAACCTACGATTGAATCTATTCTTCAGGAAAAGCGTTTATTTTACCCCTCCGAGGCGTTTTCCCAGCAAGCTCAGATCAAAAGCTTAGAAGCCTATCAGCAAATTTATGCTAAGGCCAAGTCAGATCCGCAGCAATTTTGGGCTGAATTGGCCGAAACCGAACTGCATTGGTTTCAAAAATGGCACACGGTGCTGGACTGGCAACCGCCTTTTGCTAAGTGGTTTGATGGCGGCAAGATCAACATTACCTATAACTGCCTCGATCGCCACCTCACGACCTGGCGGCGCAACAAAGCTGCTTTAATCTGGGAGGGCGAGCCAGGTGACTCGCGCACCCTCACCTACGCCCAACTGCACCGCGAAGTCTGTCAGTTTGCCAATGTCCTCAAGCAATTAGGCATCCAGAAGGGTGATGTTGTGGGTATTTACATGCCTATGATTCCCGAGGCAGCGATCGCGATGCTGGCCTGCGCCCGCATTGGTGCACCCCATAGTGTCGTGTTTGGTGGGTTTAGTGCCGAGGCTTTGCACGATCGCCTGGTTGATGGTAAAGCTAAATTGGTAATTACCGCTGATGGGGGTTGGCGTAAAGATGCGATCGTGCACCTCAAGGATCAAGTAGATAAAGCACTTGCCGATGGAGCCGTTCCCACTGTGCAAAATGTACTGGTAGTGCAGCGCAGCAAGCAGGAAATCCACATGCAGCCTGGGCGAGACCATTGGTGGCACGAATTACAGCGCGGAGTCTCATCAGACTGTCCGGCAGAACCGATGGATGCCGAAGATATGCTGTTCATTCTCTATACCAGCGGCAGCACGGGGAAACCGAAGGGAGTCGTACATACCACGGGTGGTTACAATCTCTATTCCCACATGACTACCAAATGGATTTTCGATCTCCAGGATACGGATGTTTACTGGTGTACCGCCGATGTAGGCTGGATTACAGGTCACAGCTATATCGTTTACGGCCCTCTATCCAATGGTGCTACTTCTCTCATGTACGAGGGCGCGCCGCGACCTTCTAACCCTGGCTGTTTTTGGGATGTAATTCAGAAGTACGGCGTGAATATATTTTACACCGCACCGACGGCAATCCGTGCCTTTATTAAAATGGGCGAGCAACATCCCCAATCCCGCGACCTCTCTTCGCTGCGACTCTTGGGAACGGTGGGAGAACCAATCAATCCCGAAGCCTGGATGTGGTATCAGCGCGTAATTGGTGGCAGTAGATGTCCGATTGTCGATACCTGGTGGCAAACCGAAACGGGCGGGATTATGATTACGCCTCTACCAGGTGCGATTCCGACAAAACCAGGCTCTGCAACTCTACCTTTCCCTGGCATCATTCCCGATGTGGTCGATCTCAATGGCAATGCCGCAGCCGATAACGAGGGAGGATATCTAGTGGTCAAGCATCCCTGGCCAGGGATGATGCGTACTGTATACGGCGATCCCGATCGCTTTCGCAAGAGCTATTGGGAACATATCCCACCCAAGGATGGACAGTACGTCTATTTCGCTGGGGATGGAGCGCGTCGCGATGATGACGGCTACTTCTGGGTAATGGGTCGCGTCGATGACGTGATTAGCGTCGCCGGTCACCGTCTGGGCACGATGGAAATTGAATCCGCCCTCGTATCGCATCCCGCCGTGGCAGAGGCAGCGGTAGTAGGCAAACCAGATGAAATCAAGGGCGAAGAGATCGTTGCATTCGTAACATTAGAAGGGATACAGCATCCCACCGAAGATCTTGCTAAGGAACTGAAGCAGCATGTCGTGTCGGAAATCGGCATCATCGCCCGTCCGGCTGAAATTCGCTTTGCGGAAGCTTTGCCCAAGACGCGCTCTGGAAAGATTATGCGCCGTCTCCTGCGTACGCTGGCGGCTGGCGAAGAAATTACCAGCGACACTTCTACGCTTGAGGATCGCACGATTCTCGATAAGTTGCGCGAGGGAGCATAG
- a CDS encoding DNA-directed RNA polymerase subunit gamma yields MTKVEQRFDYVKIGLASPERIRQWGERTLPNMQVVGEVTKPETINYRTLKPEMDGLFCERIFGPAKDWECHCGKYKRVRHRGIVCERCGVEVTESRVRRHRMGFIKLAAPVTHVWYLKGIPSYMATLLDMPLRDVEQIVYFNAYVVIDPGNAADPALKHLMPNESPLTYKQLLNEDQFMEIEDKSYEEGSGLELPKDWAMIGAEAVQKMLSNINLEEEAERLREEIANSKGQKRAKLIKRLRVVDNFVATGSKPEWMVLDVIPVIPPDLRPMVQLDGGRFATSDLNDLYRRVINRNNRLARLQEILAPEIIVRNEKRMLQEAVDALIDNGRRGRTVVGANNRPLKSLSDIIEGKQGRFRQNLLGKRVDYSGRSVIVVGPNLKIHQCGLPREMAIELFQPFVINRLIRAGLVNNIKAAKKLIQRNDPTVWDVLEDVIRDHPVMLNRAPTLHRLGIQAFEPILVEGRAIQLHPLVCPAFNADFDGDQMAVHVPLSLEAQAEARLLMLASNNILSPATGRPIVAPSQDMVLGCYYLTAHNPEVQRGAGRYFASFDDAIMAYEQNLVSLHSQIWLRFEGEIEGEGADGDDLIEEKVDESGFKIRVYPARRVREDSDGNVLAQYVLTTPGRIIFNQAIHHSLAS; encoded by the coding sequence ATGACAAAAGTGGAACAGCGGTTTGATTACGTCAAGATCGGTTTAGCATCGCCAGAGCGCATTCGTCAATGGGGAGAGCGCACTCTGCCCAACATGCAGGTAGTAGGTGAGGTTACCAAGCCTGAAACCATTAACTACCGAACCCTCAAGCCCGAGATGGACGGCCTGTTTTGCGAGCGTATCTTTGGCCCCGCTAAAGATTGGGAATGTCACTGCGGTAAGTACAAGCGCGTCCGCCATCGCGGGATTGTCTGCGAGCGTTGCGGCGTTGAGGTAACCGAGTCTCGCGTGCGTCGCCATCGCATGGGCTTTATTAAACTGGCGGCACCCGTCACCCATGTCTGGTATCTCAAGGGTATTCCCAGTTACATGGCAACGCTATTAGACATGCCACTGCGCGATGTGGAGCAGATCGTCTACTTCAATGCTTACGTGGTCATAGACCCGGGCAATGCTGCCGATCCGGCACTAAAGCATTTGATGCCCAACGAGTCGCCTCTGACCTACAAGCAACTGTTGAACGAAGACCAGTTCATGGAAATTGAAGACAAGAGCTATGAGGAAGGCTCTGGTCTGGAGTTGCCAAAGGATTGGGCAATGATTGGGGCCGAGGCAGTCCAAAAAATGCTATCCAACATCAACCTCGAAGAAGAAGCAGAAAGACTGCGCGAGGAAATTGCCAACTCTAAGGGACAAAAGCGAGCGAAGCTAATTAAGCGCCTGCGCGTTGTCGATAACTTTGTTGCCACTGGCTCTAAGCCAGAGTGGATGGTACTGGATGTAATTCCTGTCATACCTCCCGATTTGCGTCCTATGGTGCAGTTAGATGGCGGTCGTTTTGCTACCAGCGACCTGAACGATTTATATCGCCGTGTGATTAACCGTAACAACCGCCTTGCTCGATTGCAGGAGATTCTGGCACCGGAAATTATCGTGCGGAATGAAAAGCGCATGTTGCAGGAGGCTGTCGATGCCCTCATCGATAATGGTAGGCGCGGTCGGACTGTGGTGGGAGCGAATAATCGCCCGCTAAAGTCGCTCTCTGACATTATTGAAGGTAAGCAAGGACGCTTCCGTCAGAACCTGCTCGGCAAGCGCGTAGACTACTCCGGTCGTTCGGTGATCGTGGTGGGGCCAAACCTCAAGATTCACCAGTGTGGGTTGCCGAGAGAAATGGCGATCGAATTATTTCAGCCATTCGTAATTAACCGCCTGATTCGTGCCGGTCTGGTCAATAACATCAAGGCAGCTAAAAAGCTGATTCAACGGAACGATCCAACCGTCTGGGACGTACTGGAAGATGTCATTCGCGATCACCCTGTCATGCTGAATCGGGCACCGACACTACACAGACTTGGGATTCAGGCATTTGAGCCAATTTTAGTAGAAGGAAGAGCGATCCAACTGCATCCTTTAGTTTGTCCGGCTTTTAACGCTGACTTTGACGGCGACCAAATGGCAGTACACGTCCCTCTGTCTCTAGAAGCCCAGGCGGAAGCCAGATTGCTGATGTTAGCATCGAATAACATCCTCTCCCCCGCCACTGGTCGTCCCATCGTCGCGCCCAGCCAGGATATGGTTTTGGGCTGCTACTACCTCACCGCCCATAATCCTGAGGTACAGCGCGGTGCTGGTCGTTATTTTGCTAGCTTTGACGATGCGATCATGGCCTACGAGCAAAACCTGGTCAGTTTGCATTCCCAAATTTGGCTGCGCTTTGAGGGTGAAATCGAAGGTGAAGGCGCTGACGGGGATGACTTAATCGAGGAGAAAGTAGATGAAAGCGGCTTTAAGATCAGAGTTTATCCGGCGCGACGGGTGCGTGAAGACTCCGATGGCAACGTATTGGCTCAATACGTTCTCACTACTCCCGGTCGGATCATCTTTAATCAGGCAATTCATCATTCGTTAGCCAGTTAG